In a single window of the Amycolatopsis sp. cg5 genome:
- a CDS encoding mycofactocin system FadH/OYE family oxidoreductase 1 translates to MASLTGSVELGSRTAPSRVLFGPHETNLGMKRTLSPRHVAYYAARAEGGAGVIVTEIASVHESDWPYERAPLAEDCDWSAIVEACRPHGTLVLAGLGHAGSQGSTAYSQDALWAPSRVPDVASRELPLEMDDGQIQALIDGFARATGTAVRSGVDGVEINAGQFSLLRQFLSGLTNQRGDDWGEDKGKLLREVLAAVKGVLGSRILGLRLACDELAPWAGVTPEHAVELVRSLDVDYLAVVRGSAMGTSATRPDLHTEPGFNIELTRQIRAVATFPVVLQGSVVDPGQAQWALADGVADLVEMTRAQIADPALVSKTRDGRSIRPCSLDNAKCMVRDNRNPIVTCSAEPRSGHESTDPGIESGAPHDGHALVVGGGPAGLEAARVLALRGYQVRLTERAAELGGALALAAKVGGRGRLQSFVDWLITQVTTLGVDVRLKTESTSADLEQASRNGELIVLATGSRPGRRSYSVVGEPHVVGYQEFYEAGALVSDGPVVVFDPVGGPIGVGTAELVAASGRETALITQDQVVGTLLAITGDLADANRRVQQAGVTLHKATLLREVHPAHLVIEDRFTARRREIPCATLIDCGHRLPDDSLTHPDAISAGDRVAPRTVHEAVLEGRRAAGVR, encoded by the coding sequence ATGGCGAGTCTCACCGGCAGCGTCGAACTCGGCTCGCGGACGGCTCCCAGCCGGGTGCTGTTCGGGCCGCACGAAACCAATCTCGGAATGAAGCGGACTTTGTCCCCGCGGCATGTCGCGTACTACGCGGCGCGGGCCGAGGGTGGCGCCGGGGTGATCGTCACCGAGATCGCTTCGGTGCACGAGTCGGATTGGCCGTACGAACGCGCGCCACTGGCCGAGGACTGTGACTGGTCGGCGATCGTCGAGGCGTGCCGTCCACACGGGACGCTGGTGCTCGCCGGGCTGGGGCACGCCGGCTCGCAGGGGTCGACCGCGTATTCGCAGGACGCGCTGTGGGCGCCTTCGCGAGTGCCCGACGTCGCGAGCCGTGAGCTGCCGCTGGAGATGGACGACGGGCAGATCCAGGCGCTGATCGACGGGTTCGCGCGCGCGACCGGCACCGCCGTCCGGTCCGGTGTGGACGGTGTGGAGATCAACGCCGGACAGTTCAGCCTGCTGCGGCAGTTCCTGTCCGGGCTGACGAACCAGCGTGGTGACGACTGGGGCGAGGACAAGGGCAAGCTGCTGCGCGAAGTGCTCGCGGCGGTCAAAGGCGTGCTCGGCAGCCGGATCTTGGGGCTGCGGCTGGCCTGTGACGAACTCGCGCCGTGGGCGGGAGTGACGCCGGAGCACGCGGTCGAGCTGGTGCGGTCGCTGGACGTCGACTATCTCGCGGTCGTCCGCGGCTCGGCGATGGGCACGTCCGCGACCAGGCCGGATCTGCACACCGAGCCGGGCTTCAACATCGAGCTGACCCGTCAGATTCGGGCGGTCGCGACCTTTCCCGTTGTGCTGCAAGGCAGTGTGGTCGACCCCGGCCAGGCCCAGTGGGCACTGGCCGACGGGGTCGCCGATCTGGTCGAGATGACGCGCGCGCAGATCGCCGACCCCGCGCTCGTGTCGAAGACGCGCGACGGCCGCTCGATCCGGCCGTGTTCGCTGGACAACGCCAAATGCATGGTCCGAGACAACCGCAACCCCATCGTCACCTGCTCCGCGGAGCCCCGCAGCGGGCACGAGAGCACCGACCCCGGAATCGAGAGCGGCGCGCCCCATGATGGACACGCACTGGTGGTTGGCGGGGGCCCGGCCGGGCTTGAGGCGGCGAGAGTGCTCGCCCTGCGTGGCTATCAAGTCCGGCTCACGGAGCGGGCGGCGGAACTGGGCGGAGCACTCGCGCTCGCCGCGAAGGTCGGCGGACGTGGCCGTCTCCAGTCCTTTGTGGATTGGCTGATCACGCAGGTGACCACGCTCGGGGTGGACGTCCGGCTGAAGACCGAGAGCACCTCGGCCGATTTGGAACAGGCGTCGCGAAACGGGGAGCTGATCGTGCTGGCGACCGGAAGCAGGCCGGGGCGCCGGTCCTACTCGGTCGTCGGTGAGCCGCATGTCGTCGGGTACCAAGAGTTCTATGAGGCGGGCGCGTTGGTCTCGGATGGTCCGGTGGTGGTGTTCGACCCCGTCGGCGGGCCGATCGGCGTCGGCACGGCCGAGCTGGTGGCCGCGTCCGGCCGCGAAACGGCGTTGATCACGCAGGATCAGGTCGTCGGCACGCTGCTGGCGATCACGGGCGACCTCGCCGACGCGAACCGGCGGGTGCAGCAGGCCGGCGTGACGCTGCACAAGGCGACGCTGCTGCGTGAGGTCCACCCGGCACACCTGGTGATCGAGGACCGGTTCACCGCGCGGCGTCGCGAAATCCCTTGTGCCACCTTGATCGACTGCGGTCATCGGCTGCCGGACGACTCGTTGACGCATCCGGACGCGATCTCGGCGGGCGACCGGGTCGCGCCGAGGACGGTGCACGAGGCCGTCCTCGAAGGCAGGCGTGCGGCGGGTGTGCGATGA
- a CDS encoding mycofactocin system FadH/OYE family oxidoreductase 2 yields MSGGQYKYLFTPLKLGPVTVKNRVVFSAHLTNYAEDGHPSEQHAAYYAARAVGGAGLIITEEHSTHPTDWPYEKLIHGFNPSVVPGYRRITDAVHAHGVPIFAQLNHNGGQASSMYSRLPVWAPSPVADPMFREVPKAVTHREIAEIVRGYAIVAEHCAEGGFDGIELQCSHSSIVRGFLSPATNIRTDDYGGSLENRSRLLIEIVEAVRAAIGPGLALGVRICGDELIDGGTTIDEAVRIAQLVEATGKVDYINTSIGVATATLYMIEASMHIPPGYAMFIPSAIRDKVRIPVVGVGRFKDPVQADRALAEGHCDLIGVVRGQIADPDFVRKARSGHATDIRTCLSCNQECVGRMGLNRWLGCIENPRTGKEATPLPMPTVRPRNVLVIGGGPAGLQAASTAAQRGHRVTLVEKAPQTGGQVALAASVPSRAEFLDVTRNLHAECQRYGVEIRTGVAADLELVRRERPDAVVLATGAHADRPWWAGSLDRIVDVRAVLDGSVSPQGTVVLVDDLGFHQATSTAELLADRGCSVRVITSGMVVGQDLGITLDMETWNVRADAKGIAQQTDLVVMGAAPSTDDGVTLQVLRHTTGENLELTADWIVLAVHARPADELWASLSTMDLKAYRVGDCLTPRRAHAAVIEGHRAGASL; encoded by the coding sequence ATGAGCGGCGGCCAGTACAAGTATCTGTTCACCCCGCTCAAGCTGGGGCCGGTCACGGTGAAGAACCGCGTGGTGTTCTCCGCGCACCTGACCAACTACGCCGAAGACGGTCACCCGAGCGAGCAGCACGCGGCGTACTACGCGGCGCGCGCGGTCGGCGGTGCCGGGCTGATCATCACCGAGGAACACTCGACGCATCCGACGGACTGGCCGTACGAGAAGCTGATCCACGGCTTCAATCCGTCGGTGGTGCCCGGATATCGGCGGATCACCGACGCGGTGCACGCGCACGGCGTGCCGATTTTCGCGCAGCTCAACCACAATGGCGGCCAGGCGTCGAGCATGTACTCGCGGCTGCCGGTGTGGGCGCCGAGCCCGGTGGCCGATCCGATGTTCCGCGAAGTGCCCAAGGCCGTCACGCATCGCGAGATCGCGGAGATCGTGCGCGGCTACGCGATCGTGGCCGAGCATTGCGCGGAAGGTGGCTTCGACGGGATCGAGTTGCAGTGCTCGCACTCGTCGATCGTGCGCGGTTTTCTTTCTCCGGCGACGAATATCCGTACCGACGACTACGGCGGCAGCCTGGAGAACCGGTCACGGCTGCTGATCGAGATCGTCGAAGCGGTGCGCGCGGCGATCGGGCCTGGGCTGGCGCTGGGCGTGCGGATCTGCGGTGACGAGCTGATCGACGGCGGCACCACGATCGACGAGGCGGTGCGGATCGCGCAGCTCGTCGAGGCGACCGGCAAGGTCGACTACATCAACACCTCGATCGGCGTGGCGACCGCGACGCTGTACATGATCGAGGCGTCCATGCACATTCCGCCGGGTTACGCGATGTTCATCCCGAGCGCGATCAGGGACAAGGTGCGGATCCCGGTGGTCGGCGTCGGCCGGTTCAAGGACCCGGTGCAGGCGGACCGCGCGCTCGCCGAGGGGCACTGCGACCTGATCGGCGTCGTGCGCGGGCAGATCGCGGACCCGGATTTCGTGCGCAAGGCGCGGTCCGGGCACGCCACGGACATCCGGACCTGCCTGTCCTGCAACCAGGAATGCGTCGGGCGGATGGGCCTCAACCGCTGGCTCGGCTGCATCGAGAATCCGCGCACCGGGAAGGAAGCGACCCCGCTGCCGATGCCGACTGTGCGTCCGCGCAACGTGCTGGTCATCGGTGGCGGACCGGCTGGCCTGCAAGCCGCTTCGACGGCCGCGCAACGCGGACACCGTGTCACGCTGGTCGAGAAGGCCCCGCAAACCGGTGGTCAGGTGGCGTTGGCCGCGAGCGTGCCGTCGCGGGCGGAGTTCCTGGACGTCACCCGGAACCTGCACGCCGAGTGCCAGCGCTACGGCGTCGAGATCCGCACGGGCGTCGCCGCTGATCTGGAGCTGGTGCGCCGCGAACGTCCCGACGCGGTGGTGCTGGCGACCGGCGCTCACGCGGACCGGCCTTGGTGGGCAGGATCGCTGGACCGGATCGTGGACGTGCGCGCCGTGCTCGATGGCTCTGTCAGTCCACAAGGGACGGTCGTGCTGGTCGACGATCTCGGCTTCCACCAGGCGACCTCGACAGCGGAACTGCTCGCCGACCGCGGCTGCTCGGTGCGCGTGATCACCTCGGGCATGGTCGTCGGCCAGGACCTCGGCATCACGCTCGACATGGAGACCTGGAACGTGCGCGCCGACGCCAAGGGCATCGCCCAGCAGACCGACCTGGTCGTGATGGGCGCCGCGCCGTCCACCGACGACGGCGTCACGCTGCAGGTGCTGCGGCACACGACCGGCGAGAACCTGGAGCTGACCGCCGACTGGATCGTGCTCGCCGTGCACGCGCGTCCCGCCGACGAACTCTGGGCTTCATTGTCCACAATGGACCTTAAGGCGTATCGCGTCGGCGACTGCCTCACCCCGCGCCGCGCGCACGCCGCGGTCATCGAAGGCCACCGAGCGGGAGCGTCACTGTGA
- a CDS encoding mycofactocin-associated electron transfer flavoprotein alpha subunit (Built with help from friend_finder, bracket5, and grep mycofactocin), producing MIALIPVRDGTLPAGADEACAEASGHALLIGSGTHAAADALTSLRHAILAETGAYAPSAWATTLTQHFRRSERPYVVSSPPALPGGQPYNSLSAPAGTQAPSTGVVHTQGQLWTTDESPGQGIILPASPDGRDLAPQLAFALDIPLLAGAIEIHEAGARLARWGSKTMVDVEVDGPFVATLIPGVRTVQKAERNTREDLTLPELSKQDAKVLEVLSPDPKTADLAEAPRILGAGAGLTKGNGKEAIELLEKVADALKASVGATRVVTDAGHASYQRQIGTTGVVVDPELYIAFGISGAAQHIGGLGAPKHVVSVNTDPSCPMTAMADLGIVVDATALLEELAKELTHE from the coding sequence GTGATCGCCCTGATCCCGGTCCGCGACGGCACCCTCCCCGCCGGAGCCGACGAAGCCTGCGCCGAAGCCTCCGGCCACGCACTCCTCATCGGCTCAGGCACCCACGCCGCCGCCGACGCCCTGACCTCCCTGCGCCACGCGATCCTGGCCGAGACCGGCGCCTACGCCCCATCCGCCTGGGCAACCACCCTGACCCAGCATTTCCGCAGGTCAGAGCGCCCCTACGTAGTAAGTTCGCCCCCCGCCCTCCCTGGGGGCCAGCCCTACAACAGTCTATCGGCCCCAGCGGGGACCCAGGCTCCATCAACAGGAGTTGTCCACACCCAAGGCCAACTGTGGACAACCGATGAATCCCCAGGTCAGGGCATCATCTTGCCCGCCTCTCCCGACGGCAGGGACCTCGCTCCACAACTCGCGTTCGCGCTCGACATCCCCTTGCTCGCCGGCGCGATCGAGATCCACGAAGCCGGCGCCAGGCTCGCGCGGTGGGGTTCGAAGACCATGGTCGACGTCGAGGTCGACGGACCGTTCGTCGCCACGCTGATCCCGGGCGTCCGCACGGTCCAAAAAGCCGAAAGAAACACCCGCGAAGACCTCACCTTGCCCGAGCTGTCAAAACAAGACGCCAAGGTGCTCGAAGTGCTTTCGCCGGACCCGAAGACCGCTGACCTCGCGGAGGCGCCGCGGATTCTCGGAGCGGGCGCGGGGCTTACCAAGGGCAATGGCAAGGAAGCCATCGAGTTGCTTGAGAAGGTCGCTGACGCGCTGAAGGCGTCTGTCGGTGCGACGCGGGTGGTGACCGATGCCGGGCATGCGAGTTATCAGCGCCAGATCGGGACCACGGGTGTCGTCGTCGATCCCGAGTTGTACATCGCGTTCGGGATTTCCGGTGCCGCGCAGCACATCGGCGGGCTCGGCGCGCCGAAGCACGTGGTCAGCGTCAACACCGATCCGAGCTGTCCGATGACCGCGATGGCCGATCTCGGCATCGTCGTCGACGCGACCGCACTGCTCGAAGAACTCGCCAAGGAGCTCACGCATGAGTGA
- a CDS encoding FAD-dependent oxidoreductase, whose amino-acid sequence MSEHAGPAATTAQATEKATTFDVVVVGAGPAGSAAALELARRGHHVALVERGAFPGAKNVYGGVIYGRILDELIPNWWEEAPIERWVTRRQTMLMTPTQSLTVDFRTENWGKPPYNGATAHRAKFDAWLASKAEEAGAELITSTVVTGLLTENGRIVGVRTDRPDGDLRARIVIACDGVNSFLAKQAGMYPDGQVHHTTLGVKETLALPRETIEERFGVSGTDGVDIELVGGTRGIAGGGFLYTNLDSVSVGVVLSLTELGKAKVRPEELIADLKRHPAIAPLVKGGELIEYAAHLIPEGGYNTMPKLTGDGILVTGDAAAMCLAAGIWLEGVNFAIGSGMYAGRAAAEALSKNTTDLSGYERMLHESFVLADHRKLKGAPELLLGDRVQNKYPAMICDLVENLFQVTNPAPKPGLRKLFRRGAKQHGIRLRDLAKDAITGFRAYG is encoded by the coding sequence ATGAGTGAACACGCGGGGCCGGCGGCGACGACGGCGCAAGCCACCGAGAAGGCCACCACCTTCGACGTCGTGGTCGTCGGCGCGGGGCCAGCCGGTTCCGCCGCCGCGCTCGAACTCGCCAGGCGGGGACATCACGTCGCGCTGGTCGAGCGCGGCGCGTTCCCCGGCGCCAAGAACGTCTACGGCGGCGTGATCTACGGCCGCATCCTCGACGAGCTGATCCCGAACTGGTGGGAGGAAGCACCCATCGAACGGTGGGTGACCCGGCGCCAGACCATGCTGATGACGCCGACCCAGTCCCTCACCGTCGACTTCCGCACCGAGAACTGGGGCAAGCCGCCCTACAACGGCGCCACCGCGCACCGCGCCAAGTTCGACGCCTGGCTCGCGTCGAAAGCCGAGGAAGCCGGGGCGGAGCTGATCACGTCGACCGTGGTCACCGGCCTGCTGACCGAGAACGGCCGCATCGTCGGCGTCCGCACGGACCGCCCCGACGGCGACCTCCGGGCGCGGATCGTCATCGCGTGCGACGGCGTGAACTCCTTCCTCGCCAAGCAGGCGGGCATGTACCCGGACGGCCAGGTGCACCACACCACGCTCGGCGTCAAGGAAACCCTCGCGTTGCCAAGGGAAACCATCGAAGAGCGGTTCGGCGTCAGCGGCACCGACGGCGTCGACATCGAACTCGTCGGCGGCACCCGCGGCATCGCGGGCGGCGGTTTCCTCTACACCAACCTCGACTCGGTCAGCGTCGGCGTCGTGCTCAGCCTGACCGAACTCGGCAAGGCCAAGGTTCGCCCCGAAGAGCTCATCGCCGACCTCAAGCGCCACCCGGCCATCGCGCCGCTGGTCAAGGGCGGCGAGCTGATCGAGTACGCCGCGCACCTCATCCCCGAGGGCGGCTACAACACCATGCCGAAGCTCACCGGTGACGGCATCCTCGTCACCGGTGACGCCGCCGCGATGTGCCTGGCCGCCGGGATCTGGCTGGAGGGCGTCAACTTCGCCATCGGCTCCGGCATGTACGCGGGCCGCGCGGCGGCCGAGGCACTGAGCAAAAACACGACCGATCTGAGCGGCTACGAGCGCATGCTGCACGAGTCGTTCGTGCTCGCCGACCACCGCAAGCTCAAGGGCGCGCCGGAGCTGCTGCTCGGCGACCGCGTGCAGAACAAGTACCCGGCGATGATCTGCGACCTGGTCGAGAACCTCTTCCAGGTCACGAACCCGGCACCGAAACCCGGTCTGCGCAAGCTGTTCCGGCGCGGCGCGAAACAACACGGCATCCGGCTGCGCGACCTGGCCAAGGACGCGATCACCGGATTCCGGGCGTACGGATAG
- a CDS encoding ferredoxin family protein, whose protein sequence is MDYPEISFEDRMSTVDFQVSRRAHIEVDSEICNSCTTRECVHACPANLFVPTTDGGILFNYEQCFECGTCYLLCNKQGAISWTYPDGGDGVTFRKG, encoded by the coding sequence ATGGACTACCCAGAGATCTCCTTCGAGGACCGTATGTCCACAGTGGACTTCCAGGTCTCGCGGCGCGCGCACATCGAGGTCGACTCCGAGATCTGCAACTCCTGCACCACCCGCGAGTGCGTGCACGCGTGCCCGGCGAACCTGTTCGTGCCGACCACCGACGGCGGCATCCTGTTCAACTACGAGCAGTGCTTCGAATGCGGCACCTGCTACCTGCTGTGCAACAAGCAGGGCGCGATCAGCTGGACCTATCCCGACGGCGGCGACGGCGTCACCTTCCGGAAGGGGTGA
- a CDS encoding mycofactocin-associated electron transfer flavoprotein beta subunit — MLIVVALRWIESRTSGLGAADECALEHALRLSERLDGRTLAVTAGPEPAEVVLRTALAAGIGDTLRVDLTEDETDDGSRVAKALADAIPAPDLVLCGDHSADRGTGATPAFLAAALGARQALGALSLAWDGKLLVERRLDGGRRERLDVDLPAVCSVEPADVRLRRASLPGLLAARKATITVHKALSTRDSRVAVTSTRPFSPRTRRVPPPEGAEPHTRLLALTGALAEHDPPRLVHPADAKAGAVELLAYLRQHGYLA; from the coding sequence GTGCTGATCGTGGTCGCTCTGCGCTGGATCGAGAGCCGCACCAGCGGACTCGGCGCCGCCGACGAATGCGCGCTCGAACACGCGCTGCGGCTGTCCGAGCGGCTCGACGGACGAACGCTGGCCGTCACCGCAGGCCCGGAACCTGCCGAAGTCGTCCTTCGGACCGCGCTCGCGGCCGGTATCGGTGACACCCTGCGCGTCGACCTCACCGAAGACGAGACCGACGACGGTTCCCGCGTCGCCAAGGCGCTGGCCGACGCCATCCCGGCCCCGGATCTCGTGCTCTGCGGTGATCACTCGGCCGATCGCGGCACCGGTGCCACCCCCGCTTTCCTCGCCGCGGCACTGGGCGCACGCCAGGCACTCGGCGCGCTCTCGCTCGCTTGGGACGGAAAACTGCTGGTAGAGCGTCGGCTCGACGGCGGCCGACGCGAACGTCTCGACGTCGACCTGCCCGCGGTCTGCTCGGTCGAGCCCGCCGACGTGCGTCTGCGCCGCGCATCGCTTCCCGGTCTGCTCGCGGCGCGCAAGGCGACCATCACCGTCCACAAAGCTCTGTCCACAAGAGACTCTAGGGTCGCCGTGACGAGCACGAGGCCGTTCAGCCCGCGCACCCGGCGTGTCCCGCCACCGGAAGGCGCCGAGCCGCACACCCGGCTGCTCGCGCTGACCGGGGCGCTCGCCGAGCACGACCCGCCACGGCTCGTCCACCCGGCCGACGCCAAGGCCGGAGCCGTCGAACTACTCGCCTACCTGCGACAACACGGGTACCTGGCATGA
- the mftE gene encoding mycofactocin biosynthesis peptidyl-dipeptidase MftE, producing MSGILLVPTGSCEQHGPHLPFDTDTRIATAVATAGGELVAPALAYGSSGEHEEFDGTVSIGHEALRTMLIEFGRSACRWADKVVFVNAHGGNVPALVSAIRLLRYEHRETAWFACAPPEGDAHAGHTETSLMLAIAPETVDMAKAAPGNTTPLEDLMPALRSGKLREISPNGVLGDPTGATPEHGHELLNTLVSGLRTAIERWQPDSHGRLR from the coding sequence ATGAGCGGAATCCTGCTCGTGCCGACCGGCTCCTGCGAGCAACACGGCCCGCATCTCCCGTTCGACACCGACACCCGCATCGCGACCGCCGTCGCCACGGCGGGCGGTGAACTGGTCGCGCCCGCGCTCGCCTACGGCTCGTCCGGCGAGCACGAGGAGTTCGACGGCACGGTGTCCATCGGGCACGAGGCGCTGCGCACGATGCTGATCGAGTTCGGCAGGTCGGCCTGCCGCTGGGCGGACAAGGTCGTGTTCGTCAACGCGCACGGCGGCAACGTGCCCGCGCTCGTCTCGGCGATCCGGCTGCTGCGCTACGAGCACCGCGAAACCGCGTGGTTCGCTTGCGCCCCACCAGAAGGCGACGCGCACGCCGGGCACACCGAGACTTCGCTGATGCTCGCGATCGCGCCGGAAACGGTCGACATGGCCAAGGCGGCGCCCGGCAACACGACGCCGCTCGAAGACCTGATGCCCGCGCTGCGTAGCGGGAAACTGCGCGAGATCAGCCCCAACGGTGTGCTCGGCGACCCGACCGGAGCCACCCCCGAGCACGGCCACGAACTACTGAACACGCTGGTCAGCGGGCTGCGTACGGCGATCGAGCGCTGGCAGCCCGACTCGCACGGGCGACTCCGATGA
- a CDS encoding mycofactocin-coupled SDR family oxidoreductase: MTVAIVTGAARGIGHATVEKLAKDGWDVVAVDLCADDPHVGYPLATRAELFALADAWPTVRGVVADVRDADALTGAVHVALDEFGRIDAAIAAAAIIAGGQPLWETEDKDWDALFDIGVRGVANLARAVIPAMLTGQEPRHGRFVALASAAGHRGLWRLAAYNAAKHAVVGLVRGLATDLRGTGITAVAVSPGSTDTPMLAASADLYGLGDIGEFAQHQLIDRILQPAEIAEVIAFLCSPSASSITGTVVHTDGGFTA; the protein is encoded by the coding sequence ATGACCGTCGCGATCGTCACCGGCGCGGCGCGCGGCATCGGCCACGCGACCGTCGAAAAGCTCGCCAAGGACGGCTGGGACGTCGTCGCCGTCGACCTCTGCGCCGACGACCCGCACGTCGGCTATCCGCTCGCGACGCGCGCCGAGCTCTTCGCGCTCGCGGACGCCTGGCCCACCGTGCGCGGGGTTGTCGCCGACGTCCGCGACGCCGACGCGCTGACCGGCGCGGTCCACGTCGCGCTCGACGAGTTCGGCCGGATCGACGCCGCGATCGCCGCCGCCGCGATCATTGCGGGCGGTCAGCCGTTGTGGGAGACCGAGGACAAGGACTGGGACGCGCTGTTCGACATCGGCGTCCGCGGCGTCGCGAACCTCGCGCGCGCGGTCATTCCCGCGATGCTGACCGGCCAAGAGCCGCGGCACGGCCGGTTCGTCGCGCTCGCGTCGGCCGCCGGGCATCGCGGACTGTGGCGGCTCGCCGCCTACAACGCGGCGAAGCACGCCGTCGTCGGGCTCGTGCGCGGGCTCGCGACCGATCTGCGCGGCACCGGGATCACGGCCGTCGCGGTCTCGCCCGGTTCGACGGACACCCCGATGCTCGCCGCGTCCGCCGATCTCTACGGCCTCGGTGACATCGGCGAATTCGCCCAGCATCAGCTGATCGACCGGATATTGCAGCCCGCCGAGATCGCCGAGGTCATCGCGTTCCTCTGCTCGCCGTCGGCGTCGTCGATCACCGGCACGGTCGTGCACACCGACGGCGGGTTCACCGCGTGA
- the mftF gene encoding mycofactocin biosynthesis glycosyltransferase MftF (Members of this protein family, MftF, are glycosyltransferases, members of PF00535 (glycosyl transferase family 2). The encoding gene is found as part of the mycofactocin cassette, in Mycobacterium tuberculosis, many other Actinobacteria, and occasional members of other lineages. Mycofactocin itself, a putative redox carrier, is a heavily modified derivative of the C-terminal Val-Tyr dipeptide of the mycofactocin precursor MftA (TIGR03969).) has translation MRTVRLDAGVRWLDDETLLGGAPPRLLRLSKTARDLLKDNELTVTNPATAKLADQLLAAGAAHPKNQATTARPVSVVIPVHNRADELRRLLDALDLPEDSEVIVVDDASDRDLAGFTPGDKAGFIPGSKARFIRHEVNRGPAAARNTGLLAARHEIVAFLDSDVVPEAGWLETLLAHFDDPRVALAAPRIVGLRKAGENALTRYEHARSSLDLGPDEALIVPRTRVAYVPSAAMLVRVSAVGDGFAEEMRVAEDVDLVCRLHADGHRLVYDPAARVAHEHRDTVGPWLDRKAFYGTGAAQLALRHPGTVPPVNLSTWAAAVCVLLISQKRWATALAAVITAVSTARLARALKMVREPVKTAARLNAMTLTGAAWQTAGALTRHWWPLALVGALFSRRIRRAVAVAAVAEGVADWWQHRGELDPVRYVAFHRVDDLAYGSGLWWGAVRHRTTAPLQPRITRGPRRRSRD, from the coding sequence GTGAGGACCGTCCGGCTCGACGCCGGCGTCCGCTGGCTCGACGACGAAACCCTGCTCGGCGGCGCGCCCCCGCGGCTGCTCCGGCTCTCGAAAACCGCCCGCGACCTGCTGAAGGACAACGAACTCACGGTCACGAACCCGGCAACGGCCAAGCTCGCCGACCAGCTGCTCGCCGCGGGCGCGGCCCACCCCAAGAACCAGGCCACGACCGCACGCCCGGTCTCCGTGGTCATCCCCGTCCACAACCGCGCCGACGAGCTGCGACGCCTGCTCGACGCACTCGACCTACCCGAAGACTCCGAGGTCATCGTGGTCGACGACGCCTCAGACCGGGATTTAGCGGGCTTTACTCCCGGGGATAAAGCGGGCTTTATCCCCGGGAGTAAAGCCCGCTTTATCCGGCATGAGGTGAACCGGGGGCCCGCCGCCGCCAGGAACACGGGGTTGCTGGCGGCGCGGCACGAGATCGTCGCGTTCCTGGATTCGGACGTCGTGCCCGAGGCGGGGTGGCTGGAGACGTTGCTGGCGCACTTCGACGACCCGCGCGTCGCGCTCGCGGCGCCACGGATCGTCGGGTTGCGCAAAGCCGGGGAGAACGCGCTGACCAGGTACGAGCACGCCAGGTCGTCGCTCGATCTGGGGCCGGACGAGGCGCTGATCGTGCCGAGGACCAGGGTCGCGTACGTGCCGAGCGCGGCGATGCTCGTCCGGGTGTCGGCGGTCGGCGACGGGTTCGCCGAAGAGATGCGGGTCGCCGAGGACGTCGACCTCGTGTGCCGTCTGCACGCCGACGGGCATCGGCTCGTCTACGACCCGGCCGCGCGCGTCGCGCACGAGCATCGCGACACGGTCGGGCCGTGGCTCGACCGGAAGGCGTTCTATGGAACGGGCGCCGCCCAGCTCGCGCTGAGGCACCCGGGCACGGTCCCGCCGGTCAACCTCTCGACGTGGGCCGCGGCCGTCTGCGTGCTCCTGATCAGCCAAAAGCGCTGGGCGACGGCCTTGGCGGCGGTCATCACCGCGGTCAGCACCGCACGCCTCGCGCGTGCGCTCAAGATGGTGCGCGAGCCGGTGAAGACGGCCGCGCGGCTCAACGCGATGACGTTGACCGGCGCCGCTTGGCAGACCGCCGGCGCGCTGACCAGGCATTGGTGGCCGCTCGCGCTGGTCGGCGCGCTGTTCTCGCGCCGGATCCGGCGTGCGGTCGCCGTCGCGGCGGTGGCCGAAGGCGTGGCCGACTGGTGGCAGCACCGAGGCGAACTGGACCCGGTCCGGTACGTCGCCTTCCACCGGGTGGACGACCTAGCGTACGGCAGCGGCCTGTGGTGGGGCGCGGTGCGGCACCGCACCACAGCGCCGCTTCAGCCGAGGATCACGCGGGGACCCAGGCGCCGATCACGGGATTGA